The following proteins are encoded in a genomic region of Burkholderiales bacterium:
- the ychF gene encoding redox-regulated ATPase YchF — MSLKCGIVGLPNVGKSTLFNALTKAGIAAENYPFCTIEPNVGIVELPDARLQALADIAKPQKVQPALVEFVDIAGLVAGASKGEGLGNQFLAHIRETDGVVQVVRCFVNENVVHVAGKIDPVADIEVVNTELALADLATVEKQYARYAKVAKTGGDKEAQRIVAMLDKIQPVLDQAKPARSVRLAKEELAVLKPLFLLTAKPTMYVANVAEDGFEGNPLLDQVRAQAKMENAPVVAISAALEAEIADLPLEEKQVFLADMGLKEPGLNRLIRVAFDLLGLQTYFTAGPKEVRAWTIHKGDTAPQAAGVIHTDFEKGFIRAEVIAYADYIACKGEQGAKEAGKMKLEGKDYVVQDGDVVHFRFNV; from the coding sequence ATGTCTTTAAAATGCGGGATCGTCGGCTTGCCCAACGTCGGCAAGTCCACTTTGTTCAACGCGCTGACCAAGGCGGGAATCGCCGCTGAGAACTATCCTTTCTGCACCATCGAGCCCAACGTCGGCATCGTCGAGTTGCCCGATGCGCGCTTGCAGGCGCTGGCCGACATCGCGAAACCCCAGAAAGTCCAGCCTGCGCTGGTTGAGTTCGTGGACATTGCGGGTTTGGTGGCTGGCGCATCCAAAGGCGAAGGGTTGGGCAACCAGTTTCTCGCCCACATCCGCGAAACCGACGGCGTGGTGCAGGTGGTGCGCTGCTTCGTGAACGAGAACGTGGTGCATGTCGCCGGCAAGATTGATCCCGTCGCCGACATCGAGGTCGTCAACACCGAGCTCGCGCTCGCCGATCTGGCGACAGTCGAAAAGCAGTACGCGCGCTACGCCAAGGTCGCGAAAACGGGCGGCGACAAGGAAGCGCAGCGCATCGTTGCCATGCTCGACAAAATTCAGCCCGTGCTTGATCAGGCAAAGCCGGCACGCAGCGTGCGCCTTGCCAAGGAGGAGTTGGCGGTTCTGAAACCGCTGTTTTTATTGACCGCGAAACCGACGATGTACGTGGCCAATGTCGCGGAAGATGGATTTGAGGGCAATCCACTGCTTGACCAGGTGCGGGCACAAGCCAAGATGGAAAACGCTCCGGTAGTGGCGATATCCGCAGCGCTGGAAGCCGAAATCGCCGATTTGCCGCTGGAAGAAAAACAGGTGTTCCTCGCCGATATGGGACTGAAAGAACCCGGACTTAACCGCTTAATTCGCGTCGCTTTTGATTTGCTGGGCTTGCAAACCTATTTCACCGCCGGCCCGAAGGAAGTGCGCGCCTGGACGATACATAAGGGCGATACCGCGCCGCAGGCAGCAGGCGTGATTCACACCGATTTCGAGAAAGGTTTCATCCGTGCCGAGGTGATTGCTTATGCGGACTACATCGCCTGCAAGGGCGAGCAAGGAGCGAAAGAAGCGGGAAAGATGAAATTGGAAGGCAAGGATTACGTGGTGCAGGATGGCGATGTCGTGCACTTCCGCTTCAATGTCTAG
- a CDS encoding four helix bundle protein, which translates to MRRTYHDLIVWQRAIRLAKEAYAISEGFPSAERFGLSSQMRRSAVSVASNIAEGSSRGTKREFIQFLNIARGSLAELETQITIAEELGLISDAKQIRALTDEIFGLLNGLIKSMRR; encoded by the coding sequence ATGCGTCGCACTTATCACGACTTGATTGTATGGCAAAGAGCAATTCGTCTTGCCAAAGAGGCCTATGCTATCTCCGAAGGCTTCCCGAGTGCCGAGCGTTTTGGGCTATCAAGTCAGATGCGTCGTTCGGCAGTATCTGTAGCAAGCAATATCGCCGAGGGCTCCTCAAGGGGTACCAAACGCGAGTTCATCCAGTTCTTAAACATTGCCCGTGGATCGTTGGCTGAACTCGAAACGCAAATAACGATCGCAGAGGAACTAGGCCTGATTTCTGATGCAAAGCAAATCCGCGCGCTGACCGACGAGATTTTCGGATTACTGAACGGGTTGATTAAATCAATGCGCCGCTAA
- the pth gene encoding aminoacyl-tRNA hydrolase — MKLVVGLGNPGKEHTANRHNAGFRWLERLVAEKRVTLKAEARFHARLGQLGREGEECWLMQPQTFMNDSGRAVGALARFYKIPAAEILVVHDELDLPPGVARLKQGGGVSGHNGLKDIAAHLGTQDFWRLRIGIGHPGEKALVVDYVLDHPRAGEKKLIEQAIHQSLEVWPLIAEGKHQAAMLRLHTKPT; from the coding sequence ATGAAACTGGTCGTCGGTCTGGGTAATCCCGGCAAGGAACATACGGCCAACCGGCACAACGCCGGTTTCCGCTGGCTTGAGCGTCTGGTCGCGGAAAAGCGCGTGACGCTCAAGGCAGAGGCGCGCTTTCATGCGCGTCTGGGACAGCTTGGCCGCGAAGGCGAAGAATGCTGGCTGATGCAGCCGCAGACCTTCATGAATGACAGCGGCCGCGCCGTCGGCGCGCTCGCCAGATTTTACAAAATTCCCGCCGCAGAGATTTTAGTGGTGCATGACGAGCTCGATTTGCCTCCGGGCGTGGCGCGCCTGAAGCAGGGCGGCGGCGTTTCCGGCCACAATGGTCTCAAGGATATCGCTGCGCATCTGGGCACGCAGGATTTCTGGCGGTTGCGCATCGGCATCGGCCATCCCGGAGAAAAAGCGCTGGTGGTTGATTACGTGCTCGATCACCCGCGTGCCGGAGAAAAAAAGCTCATCGAGCAGGCCATTCACCAAAGCCTTGAAGTCTGGCCGCTGATTGCAGAAGGCAAACACCAAGCAGCAATGCTGCGGCTTCATACGAAGCCGACCTAA
- a CDS encoding ribose-phosphate pyrophosphokinase: MAYDSLMVFTGNANPKLAERVVKHLNIHLGRATVDRFSDGEVMVEILENVRGKDVFVLQSTCSPPNESLIELLVMVDALKRASAGRITAAIPYLGYARQDRRPRSARVPITAKMVANMLTSAGVDRMLTMDLHSDQIQGFFDIPVDNIYAMPLLLGDIWKHDHQNLVVVSPDVGGVVRARAAATPLEADLAIIDKRRPKPNVAKVMNIIGEIKGRTCIIMDDLVDTANTLCEAAQALKDQGAAKVLAYCTHPVLSGKAVERIENSVLDEVVVTNTIPLSEAARKCKRIRCLCVAELLGETMIRISHEDSVSSLFME; the protein is encoded by the coding sequence GTGGCTTATGACAGTTTGATGGTGTTCACCGGCAATGCCAACCCCAAGCTCGCCGAGCGGGTGGTGAAACATCTGAACATCCATCTCGGGCGGGCCACCGTCGACCGCTTCAGCGACGGCGAAGTAATGGTGGAAATTCTGGAAAACGTGCGCGGCAAGGACGTTTTCGTGCTGCAGTCCACTTGCTCGCCGCCCAACGAAAGCCTGATTGAATTGCTGGTGATGGTGGATGCGCTGAAACGCGCTTCCGCCGGACGTATCACGGCGGCGATTCCGTATCTCGGCTACGCGCGCCAGGACCGCAGGCCGCGCTCGGCGCGGGTGCCAATCACCGCCAAGATGGTAGCGAACATGCTGACCAGCGCGGGCGTGGACCGGATGCTCACCATGGATTTGCATTCCGACCAGATCCAGGGTTTTTTCGACATCCCGGTCGACAATATTTACGCCATGCCGCTTTTGCTGGGCGATATCTGGAAACATGATCACCAGAATTTAGTGGTGGTCTCCCCCGATGTTGGCGGCGTAGTGCGCGCGCGCGCCGCGGCGACGCCCCTGGAAGCGGATTTGGCGATCATCGACAAGCGCCGTCCCAAGCCCAACGTGGCCAAGGTGATGAACATCATCGGCGAAATCAAAGGCCGCACCTGTATCATCATGGACGACTTGGTGGATACCGCAAACACGCTGTGCGAGGCGGCGCAGGCGCTGAAAGATCAGGGCGCGGCCAAGGTGCTGGCGTATTGCACGCACCCGGTGCTGTCGGGAAAAGCGGTCGAGCGCATCGAGAATTCGGTGCTGGATGAGGTGGTGGTCACCAATACCATTCCGCTGAGTGAAGCCGCAAGGAAATGCAAACGCATTCGCTGCTTGTGCGTGGCGGAACTCTTGGGCGAGACGATGATAAGAATCAGCCACGAGGATTCGGTGAGTTCGCTGTTTATGGAATGA
- the ispE gene encoding 4-(cytidine 5'-diphospho)-2-C-methyl-D-erythritol kinase yields the protein MNIATFPAPAKLNLFLHVVGRRPDGYHLLQSVLRFVDFSDSLSFRVMEDGAIRRARELPGVPAEQDLCVRAAILLQQASGTPLGVEITLEKKLPLGGGLGGGSSDAATTLIALNRLWKLNFSRARLQQLGLKLGADVPVFVFGQSAFAEGVGEVLQPINLPPAWYVVLVPKVNVSTAEIFADSTLTRNMKPIKINSFFIGQGHNDLEPVVCRKYPEVAQHLAWLKQFGPARMTGSGACVFAEYAREEEARAVLARLPREMSGFVARGLDRHPMHDLAL from the coding sequence ATGAATATAGCCACCTTTCCTGCTCCGGCCAAACTCAACTTATTTCTGCACGTCGTCGGACGCAGGCCCGACGGCTACCATTTATTGCAAAGCGTGCTCCGCTTTGTTGATTTCAGCGACAGCCTGAGCTTCCGGGTTATGGAGGATGGCGCAATCCGCCGCGCCCGGGAGCTTCCCGGCGTGCCGGCGGAACAGGATCTCTGCGTGCGCGCGGCGATATTGCTGCAACAAGCTAGCGGCACGCCCCTGGGCGTGGAAATCACGCTGGAAAAAAAGCTGCCGCTGGGCGGCGGTTTGGGCGGTGGCAGTTCCGATGCCGCCACCACGCTGATCGCGCTCAACCGTTTGTGGAAATTGAATTTCAGCCGTGCCAGGCTGCAACAGCTGGGACTCAAGCTCGGCGCGGATGTGCCGGTGTTTGTGTTCGGCCAAAGCGCGTTCGCCGAAGGAGTGGGTGAGGTGTTGCAGCCCATCAACCTGCCGCCGGCGTGGTATGTGGTGTTGGTGCCGAAGGTCAACGTCTCAACCGCCGAGATTTTCGCGGATTCTACATTGACACGAAACATGAAACCCATCAAAATAAACAGCTTTTTTATAGGGCAGGGTCATAACGACCTGGAACCTGTAGTCTGCCGCAAATATCCGGAAGTGGCGCAGCATCTGGCCTGGTTGAAGCAGTTCGGCCCGGCCCGAATGACCGGCTCCGGGGCGTGTGTGTTTGCCGAGTATGCGCGGGAAGAGGAGGCACGCGCCGTGCTGGCGCGGCTGCCTCGCGAGATGAGCGGTTTTGTGGCGCGGGGCCTTGACCGGCATCCCATGCATGATCTTGCCTTGTAG
- the lolB gene encoding lipoprotein insertase outer membrane protein LolB encodes MLALLVCGCVSIPSKTPSHPQSRAQSLHSAQQHGFELSGRVAVKYDEKSFSGGVRWTHRADTDEIWILAPLGKGVARIVRDGAGITLTTDDQKTYRARDAESLTREVLGWSLPLAGLQYWVLGVAAPQSPADAQSDNEGRIERLNQDQWEIAYLRYKPEPESGMPGRIQLRRGDLNISLIVDNWTISSNSR; translated from the coding sequence ATGCTTGCGCTGCTGGTTTGCGGCTGTGTTTCCATTCCGAGTAAAACGCCGTCTCATCCGCAATCGCGAGCGCAAAGCCTGCACAGCGCGCAGCAGCACGGCTTCGAGTTGTCCGGGCGGGTGGCGGTCAAATACGATGAAAAAAGCTTTTCCGGCGGCGTGCGCTGGACGCACCGCGCGGATACGGACGAAATCTGGATCCTCGCGCCGCTGGGAAAAGGGGTCGCGCGCATCGTGCGCGATGGCGCGGGCATCACGCTTACCACCGACGACCAGAAAACCTACCGCGCGCGCGACGCCGAAAGCCTGACGCGCGAAGTGCTGGGCTGGAGCTTGCCGCTTGCGGGTCTCCAGTATTGGGTGCTGGGCGTGGCCGCGCCGCAAAGCCCGGCCGATGCGCAAAGCGACAATGAGGGGCGGATTGAGCGTCTCAATCAGGACCAATGGGAAATCGCCTATCTGCGCTATAAGCCGGAACCGGAAAGCGGCATGCCGGGACGCATTCAATTGCGCCGCGGCGATTTAAACATTAGCCTGATTGTTGACAACTGGACCATCTCTTCAAATTCACGATGA
- a CDS encoding tetratricopeptide repeat protein has translation MKQKFLILALSAWFCACAQQPQKPILGTTEASSEPQAEDQLEQPDSTPATKPANLPKQELNDSVLYEFLLGEIAGQRGQLNIAAKAYLDIAEATRDPRIAQRATEIALYARQPEAALQAARIWVETDPDSAKARQTLVALLVGARKLEEARPHLEKLLAAEGENIGRGFLQLNGLLAKTADKNEVLNLVRDLTKPHPRVPEAHLALSQAAWNAAQYDMALSEVRKALELRPDWELAALFQGQILQRDSNHLAIDYLHGYLKSHPKAKDVRLSYARLLVAEKNYPQARKEFQQLMADFPKNADVSLAVGLLSMQLNDYDAAEANFKQALSLNYKDQDSVRFYLGQVYEERKRYDEAQRWYGSVGPGELYISAHTRYANMLGKQGKLAQAREYLHQLEPQDLQQKMQIVLAEAQLLRDAGRYQEAFDLLGRTLEKNPNYPDLLYDYAMAAEKLNRLDVLEDNLLKLIKLKPDYAHAYNALGYTLADRNERLSEAVEFIRQALQLAPEDPFIMDSMGWVQYRLGNFKEGADYLQRAFANRPDPEIAAHLGEVLWAQGRREEAQQIWQTSLKDNPGNETLQNVMKKFAGK, from the coding sequence ATGAAGCAAAAATTCCTTATTCTCGCTTTGTCGGCATGGTTTTGCGCGTGCGCCCAGCAGCCGCAAAAACCGATCCTCGGTACCACCGAGGCGAGCTCCGAGCCGCAAGCAGAGGACCAGCTGGAACAGCCGGATTCCACTCCCGCTACCAAGCCGGCCAATCTTCCCAAGCAGGAATTGAACGACAGCGTGCTTTATGAATTCCTGCTGGGCGAGATCGCCGGACAGCGCGGGCAGCTGAATATTGCCGCCAAGGCTTATCTCGATATCGCCGAGGCCACCCGCGACCCGCGCATCGCGCAGCGCGCCACTGAAATCGCGCTCTACGCGCGCCAGCCGGAAGCGGCGTTGCAGGCGGCGCGTATTTGGGTGGAGACCGATCCCGATTCCGCCAAAGCGCGGCAGACCCTGGTGGCGCTGCTGGTCGGCGCACGCAAGCTAGAGGAGGCGCGTCCGCATCTCGAAAAGCTTTTGGCCGCAGAAGGCGAAAACATCGGCCGGGGCTTCCTGCAATTGAACGGGCTGCTGGCCAAGACCGCCGACAAGAACGAGGTGCTCAATTTGGTGCGCGACCTGACCAAACCGCATCCGCGGGTCCCCGAAGCGCATCTGGCGCTAAGCCAGGCGGCGTGGAATGCGGCGCAATACGATATGGCGCTCAGCGAAGTGCGCAAGGCACTGGAGCTGCGCCCCGATTGGGAACTCGCCGCTTTGTTTCAGGGCCAGATTCTGCAGCGTGACTCGAACCACCTTGCCATCGACTACCTGCACGGTTATTTGAAAAGCCATCCCAAAGCCAAGGATGTGCGCTTAAGTTACGCTCGGCTCCTGGTCGCGGAAAAAAACTACCCCCAGGCGCGCAAGGAATTTCAACAGCTGATGGCCGATTTTCCCAAGAACGCCGATGTGTCGCTGGCGGTGGGGCTGCTCTCCATGCAGCTCAATGATTACGATGCCGCGGAGGCGAATTTCAAGCAGGCGTTGAGCCTTAATTACAAGGACCAGGACAGCGTGCGCTTTTACCTGGGCCAGGTGTACGAGGAGCGCAAGCGCTACGACGAGGCGCAGCGATGGTATGGCAGCGTCGGCCCCGGAGAGTTGTATATTTCGGCCCACACCCGCTATGCCAACATGCTGGGCAAGCAGGGCAAGCTGGCCCAGGCGCGCGAATACCTGCACCAACTGGAGCCGCAGGATTTGCAGCAAAAAATGCAAATCGTGCTCGCCGAGGCGCAACTGCTGCGCGACGCGGGGCGCTACCAGGAGGCGTTTGATCTGTTGGGGCGGACGCTGGAAAAAAATCCGAATTACCCGGACTTGCTCTACGACTACGCGATGGCCGCGGAAAAATTGAATCGCCTCGATGTGCTCGAAGACAATTTGCTCAAACTGATCAAGCTCAAGCCCGATTACGCGCATGCCTACAACGCATTGGGCTACACGCTGGCGGACCGCAACGAACGCCTGAGCGAGGCGGTGGAGTTCATCCGGCAGGCGCTGCAGCTCGCGCCGGAAGACCCGTTCATCATGGACAGCATGGGCTGGGTGCAATACCGCCTCGGCAATTTCAAGGAAGGGGCGGATTATTTGCAGCGCGCGTTCGCCAACCGCCCCGATCCCGAAATCGCGGCGCACCTGGGCGAAGTGCTGTGGGCGCAAGGCCGGCGTGAGGAAGCGCAGCAGATCTGGCAAACTTCGCTCAAGGACAATCCGGGCAACGAAACGTTGCAGAATGTGATGAAGAAATTCGCCGGCAAGTGA
- a CDS encoding ATP-binding cassette domain-containing protein codes for MSEEISTITLSAQALSRSFGPRLAVSEVTLELKKGEVLGFLGPNGAGKTTTMRILSGNLAPSSGSVRICGIDLFEKPKAAKALIGYLPETPPLYRDLTVDEFLKLAARLHRVAKKQIQGTIARAKERCGLNDVGRQLIGGLSRGYRQRVGIAQAIVHTPEVVILDEPTVGLDPIQIREIRTLIRELGGAHSVILSTHILPEVETVCDRVHILHQGKGVYSGGIASLMQMRAGHMLQVGLRNPPPVAELERIAGVTAVEKSGDGQFHVRFSPETDPTDALVTTAVEKNWGLHQLNRQQASLEDVFVQLTQKEEDT; via the coding sequence ATGAGCGAAGAAATTTCAACCATTACCCTCTCGGCGCAGGCCTTGTCGCGTTCCTTTGGCCCGCGCCTCGCCGTATCCGAAGTGACGCTGGAGCTTAAAAAAGGCGAGGTGCTGGGATTTCTGGGTCCCAACGGCGCCGGCAAGACCACCACCATGCGTATCCTCAGCGGCAACCTCGCGCCCTCCAGCGGCAGCGTCAGGATTTGCGGCATTGATCTTTTCGAGAAACCCAAGGCCGCCAAAGCGTTGATCGGTTATTTGCCGGAAACCCCGCCGCTATACCGCGACCTGACTGTCGATGAATTTCTCAAGCTTGCCGCCAGGCTGCACCGCGTTGCCAAAAAGCAAATCCAGGGTACCATCGCCCGCGCCAAGGAGCGTTGCGGGCTAAACGATGTGGGCAGGCAGCTTATCGGCGGCCTCTCGCGCGGCTACCGGCAGCGGGTGGGCATCGCCCAGGCCATCGTGCACACTCCGGAAGTGGTGATACTCGATGAGCCGACGGTGGGGCTCGACCCGATCCAAATCCGCGAAATCCGCACTTTGATTCGCGAACTCGGCGGAGCACACAGCGTGATTCTCTCCACCCACATCCTGCCCGAAGTGGAAACCGTGTGCGACCGCGTACATATCCTGCACCAGGGCAAAGGCGTCTATAGCGGTGGCATAGCCAGCCTCATGCAAATGCGGGCCGGGCACATGCTGCAGGTGGGTTTGCGCAATCCTCCGCCGGTTGCCGAGCTGGAACGTATTGCCGGCGTGACCGCGGTTGAAAAAAGCGGCGACGGTCAATTCCATGTGCGGTTCAGCCCGGAAACCGATCCCACTGACGCGTTGGTAACAACCGCCGTGGAAAAAAACTGGGGGCTGCATCAATTGAATCGGCAGCAGGCGAGTCTAGAAGACGTGTTCGTGCAACTCACGCAAAAGGAAGAAGACACCTGA
- a CDS encoding ABC transporter permease subunit encodes MIFTLAAKELKALFASPLAWIVIAVLQTIFAWIFLSRVNAFLLVQPQLLQLSNPPGATEFIAMPLFGSVAVVLLMAVPLLSMRLVAEERRNQTMPFLLSAPLSMTEIILGKFLGLLLFLAAVIGLAALMAVSLGLGTQPDYGLIIGNVLGLFLIVAGYASLGLFFSCLTAQPVVAAIATLGALLGLWVFDAAAGAPDSWLHWMSLLKHFESFNRGLIDTADIAFLALFTTAFLALAIRRLDADRLRG; translated from the coding sequence ATGATCTTCACCCTTGCCGCCAAGGAACTCAAAGCGCTGTTCGCCTCGCCACTGGCGTGGATTGTCATAGCAGTATTGCAAACCATTTTCGCCTGGATCTTCCTGTCGCGTGTCAACGCTTTTTTGCTGGTGCAACCGCAATTGCTGCAACTCAGCAACCCTCCGGGAGCCACCGAATTCATCGCCATGCCGCTGTTTGGCAGTGTCGCCGTGGTGCTGTTGATGGCGGTGCCGCTTTTGTCGATGCGGCTGGTGGCGGAAGAGCGGCGCAACCAGACCATGCCGTTTCTTCTCTCGGCGCCGCTTTCGATGACCGAAATCATCCTTGGAAAATTTCTCGGTCTGCTGCTGTTTCTCGCCGCGGTAATCGGACTTGCCGCGCTGATGGCGGTGTCGCTCGGCCTCGGCACGCAGCCCGATTACGGCCTGATAATCGGCAATGTGCTGGGGCTGTTTCTCATCGTGGCAGGTTATGCGTCGCTGGGGCTTTTCTTCTCCTGCCTCACCGCGCAGCCGGTGGTCGCCGCCATCGCCACGCTGGGCGCGCTGCTCGGTTTGTGGGTGTTTGATGCGGCGGCCGGCGCGCCTGACAGCTGGCTGCACTGGATGTCGCTGCTCAAGCATTTTGAAAGTTTCAATCGTGGTTTGATCGACACCGCGGATATCGCATTCCTTGCGCTTTTCACCACTGCCTTTTTGGCGCTGGCGATAAGACGTCTTGATGCCGACCGATTGCGCGGATGA